The following coding sequences are from one Mycoplasma mycoides subsp. capri window:
- a CDS encoding lipoprotein, which translates to MKKLLTILGSVGLVATSGAFVIACGDKTKMNDATTTQEEKIDLNKLVKVRDLGFVSKNDKEIIKNAFIKQNGLGDPKIKDKIEVTVKSNGGTTSSGSSTTTSNGNSSDSAVIEIKNKTNGNGTKTVTVIFDVNNNLKTLVKVTKLKSLPDNKDDTILAAVAKANPKSNLDVKELKIERIDKKVLVKAKTNNQTYTDEAELQIESKVGVYVGLSLLSVALLASSGFIIYRSVKKKKKQM; encoded by the coding sequence ATGAAGAAGTTATTAACAATATTAGGTTCAGTTGGTTTAGTAGCTACAAGTGGAGCTTTTGTTATTGCATGTGGTGATAAAACTAAAATGAATGATGCTACAACTACTCAAGAAGAAAAGATTGACTTAAACAAATTAGTTAAGGTAAGAGATCTAGGATTTGTTAGCAAAAATGACAAAGAAATAATTAAGAATGCTTTTATTAAACAAAATGGACTAGGTGATCCTAAAATAAAAGATAAAATAGAAGTTACTGTTAAATCTAATGGAGGCACTACTTCTTCTGGATCAAGTACTACAACAAGTAATGGCAATTCTAGTGATAGTGCTGTTATTGAAATAAAAAATAAAACTAATGGAAACGGAACTAAAACAGTTACTGTAATATTTGATGTAAATAATAACTTAAAAACACTAGTTAAAGTAACTAAATTAAAGAGTTTACCAGATAATAAAGATGACACAATTTTAGCAGCAGTTGCTAAAGCTAATCCTAAATCAAATTTAGATGTTAAGGAATTAAAAATTGAAAGAATAGATAAAAAAGTTCTTGTAAAGGCTAAAACAAATAATCAAACTTACACAGATGAAGCTGAACTTCAAATTGAATCTAAAGTAGGAGTTTATGTTGGTCTTTCTCTACTGTCAGTTGCTTTATTAGCTTCTTCTGGATTTATAATTTATAGAAGTGTAAAAAAGAAAAAGAAACAAATGTAA
- a CDS encoding PTS ascorbate-specific subunit IIBC → MEFGKYVLNFFTEFISTPAILVALFAFIGSLLQKKKFSECLTSTIKTAIGFLIIGAGAGIIAGSIQKLGFAFNLLFQRSGAIASNDVLPGLFLSISKIVLAGSLIMICAMVLNIVLARISKFKYIYLTGHVLFYFSTMFASVMHVAGLNLDEVKNLTTVVISGALLVSIYMVLTPALLNKHVVKITNNNNLALGHTGSLGYFLSALIGSLIAKISKKKIRYTEDVNFPKGLAFLRNTNVAIGLTMLLLYLIIYFTTFIVHGYEQMVVHKIIENQKDVFVQGLLQALTFAAGVEIVLIGVRMFIAEIVPSFQGISQKIVPNAKPALDCPIVFPYAPNAVLIGFISSFIGGIIAMSITILIVSLKNINVNLWIIIIPSIVPHFFVGATCGVFGNSTGGIKGAIIGSFINGLIISFVPFLFIGLEMIPSIASSKQHIAWGDGDFLLGLPIGILLKLIGSKAGIWVLLLISIISWTILPIYSFLTKKTIFKNIKTTKEQVEIINDNKIITNKYDLKKQYKIVAVCGQGLGSSLLIEMNLKNVVKQLDLPIQITHTNLNSFDPNDESILAVVCGIDLQNSIDFKQKIVLENLLDQNEAKQKIIEFLN, encoded by the coding sequence ATGGAGTTTGGAAAATATGTTTTAAATTTCTTTACAGAATTTATTTCAACACCAGCTATATTAGTAGCTTTATTTGCTTTTATAGGTAGTTTATTACAAAAAAAGAAGTTTAGTGAATGTTTAACTTCAACAATTAAAACAGCTATTGGTTTTTTAATTATTGGAGCTGGAGCTGGTATTATTGCTGGATCTATTCAAAAACTTGGTTTTGCTTTTAACTTGTTATTTCAAAGATCTGGAGCTATTGCTAGTAATGATGTTTTACCAGGTTTATTTTTAAGTATTTCAAAAATAGTTTTAGCTGGATCATTAATTATGATTTGTGCTATGGTTTTAAATATAGTTTTAGCTAGAATTAGTAAATTTAAATATATTTATTTAACAGGTCATGTTTTATTTTATTTTTCAACAATGTTTGCAAGTGTTATGCATGTTGCTGGTTTAAATTTAGATGAAGTTAAAAACCTAACAACTGTAGTAATTTCTGGAGCTTTATTAGTTTCAATTTATATGGTTTTAACTCCAGCACTATTAAATAAACATGTTGTTAAAATTACAAATAATAATAATTTAGCACTAGGCCATACTGGATCATTAGGTTATTTTTTATCAGCACTTATTGGATCATTAATAGCAAAAATTAGTAAAAAGAAAATACGTTATACTGAAGATGTTAATTTTCCTAAAGGATTAGCATTTTTAAGAAATACTAATGTAGCTATTGGGTTAACTATGTTATTACTTTATTTAATAATTTATTTTACTACTTTTATAGTTCATGGATATGAGCAAATGGTAGTACATAAAATTATTGAAAATCAAAAAGATGTTTTTGTACAAGGTTTATTACAAGCTTTAACATTTGCAGCAGGAGTTGAAATTGTTTTAATTGGAGTAAGAATGTTTATTGCTGAAATTGTTCCATCATTTCAAGGAATATCACAAAAAATAGTTCCTAATGCAAAACCAGCACTAGATTGTCCCATTGTATTTCCTTATGCACCAAATGCAGTTTTAATTGGGTTTATTTCATCATTTATTGGTGGAATTATAGCTATGAGTATTACTATTTTAATTGTTAGTTTAAAAAACATTAATGTTAATCTTTGAATAATTATTATTCCAAGTATAGTTCCACACTTTTTTGTTGGAGCTACTTGTGGAGTGTTTGGAAATTCAACAGGTGGTATTAAAGGAGCTATTATTGGTTCATTTATTAATGGGTTAATTATTTCATTTGTACCATTTTTATTTATTGGTTTAGAAATGATACCAAGCATAGCTAGTTCTAAACAACACATAGCTTGAGGTGATGGCGACTTTTTATTAGGATTACCAATTGGAATTTTATTAAAATTAATTGGAAGTAAAGCTGGTATTTGAGTTTTACTACTAATTAGTATTATTAGTTGAACTATTCTACCAATATATAGTTTTTTAACTAAAAAAACTATATTTAAAAATATTAAAACTACTAAAGAACAAGTTGAAATTATAAATGATAATAAGATAATAACTAATAAATATGATCTTAAAAAGCAATACAAAATAGTTGCTGTTTGTGGTCAGGGTTTAGGATCATCATTATTAATTGAAATGAATTTAAAAAATGTAGTTAAACAATTAGATCTACCAATTCAAATAACACATACTAATTTAAATTCTTTTGATCCAAATGATGAATCTATTCTAGCTGTAGTTTGTGGAATAGATTTGCAAAATAGTATTGATTTTAAACAAAAAATTGTTTTAGAAAACCTTTTAGATCAAAACGAAGCAAAGCAAAAAATTATAGAATTTTTAAACTAA
- a CDS encoding PTS sugar transporter subunit IIA, with product MLFKEKLVTYIDTKITSWQQAIQIANQLLINNHYIDDDFSKELIELTNKLGPYYIIAPQIALLHLTPKDEWKNKNNAISLSVFKEPVVFKDDTKYHVKYCLSLFAKDNYSHIDLLEKFANLFSNKEFLNELEKVKNTQDILLVLQKYDK from the coding sequence ATGCTATTTAAAGAAAAACTTGTAACTTATATAGATACAAAGATTACTTCTTGACAACAAGCTATACAAATAGCTAATCAATTATTAATAAATAATCATTATATTGATGATGATTTTTCAAAAGAATTAATAGAATTAACAAATAAACTAGGACCATACTATATTATTGCTCCACAAATAGCTTTACTTCATTTAACACCAAAAGATGAATGAAAAAATAAAAATAATGCTATTAGTTTATCTGTTTTTAAAGAACCTGTAGTTTTTAAAGATGATACAAAATATCATGTTAAATACTGCTTGTCATTATTTGCAAAAGATAATTATTCTCATATTGATTTATTGGAAAAATTTGCAAATTTATTTAGCAATAAAGAATTTTTAAATGAATTAGAAAAGGTTAAAAACACACAAGATATACTACTAGTTTTACAAAAATATGATAAATAG
- a CDS encoding lipoprotein, whose product MLVIKLLTLLGSISIVASTASVAIACTDKVPTATSNNNSHSDNSNENDDMNDGSKGTEIKNEKLKEEKTEGSNDLNNGLGDSKVTEQREPNEGNSEMPKESETVTEHSESDSSTQGNTTSSRSRETNSSVSSNTSSWNIDDLDMEEYNTVQ is encoded by the coding sequence ATGTTAGTGATAAAGTTATTAACTTTATTAGGTTCAATTAGTATAGTAGCTTCAACAGCATCAGTTGCAATTGCATGTACTGATAAGGTGCCAACTGCTACTTCAAATAACAATTCTCATTCAGATAATTCTAATGAAAATGATGATATGAATGACGGTTCTAAGGGAACAGAAATAAAAAATGAAAAATTAAAAGAAGAAAAAACTGAAGGATCAAATGATCTGAATAATGGTTTAGGAGATTCAAAAGTAACTGAACAACGTGAACCAAATGAAGGTAATTCTGAAATGCCAAAAGAATCAGAAACTGTTACTGAGCACTCAGAATCTGATAGTTCAACTCAAGGAAATACAACAAGTTCAAGAAGTAGAGAAACAAACAGCTCTGTTTCATCTAATACTTCTTCATGAAATATCGATGATTTAGATATGGAAGAATACAACACAGTACAATAA
- a CDS encoding YebC/PmpR family DNA-binding transcriptional regulator, whose product MGRAHEVRAASMAKTAAKKSAANGRAAKEIYMAAKQGGIDPNSNLALRSVIDKAKANQIPRDVIERAIKRAAGGDAENYVSNRYEGIGPSNVAILVDTLTSNVNRAAAMIREVFNKNKGNPDGKVSFLFEDVAMFAFKNKKEDEVLEALMSDEVEINDLICEDDTIIIYAPFKAYNSVKHSLDKLNIDEYLISEIRAIPIDKRIEIKDEQAKLQLQTLLDKLDELEDVQNVYHNAEL is encoded by the coding sequence ATGGGAAGAGCACATGAAGTAAGAGCCGCTTCAATGGCTAAGACTGCTGCTAAAAAATCTGCAGCAAACGGAAGAGCAGCAAAAGAAATTTATATGGCTGCAAAACAAGGTGGAATTGATCCAAATTCAAATTTAGCTTTAAGATCTGTAATTGATAAAGCTAAAGCTAATCAAATCCCAAGAGATGTAATTGAAAGAGCAATTAAAAGAGCTGCTGGTGGTGATGCTGAAAATTATGTTTCAAATAGATATGAAGGAATAGGTCCATCTAATGTAGCAATTTTAGTTGATACTTTAACAAGTAATGTTAATAGAGCAGCTGCTATGATTAGAGAAGTTTTTAATAAAAATAAAGGTAATCCTGATGGAAAAGTAAGCTTTTTATTTGAAGATGTAGCAATGTTTGCTTTTAAAAATAAAAAAGAAGATGAAGTTTTAGAAGCTTTAATGAGTGATGAAGTTGAAATTAATGATTTAATTTGTGAAGATGACACTATTATTATTTATGCTCCTTTTAAAGCTTATAATAGTGTAAAACACTCATTAGATAAATTAAATATTGATGAATATTTAATTTCAGAAATTAGAGCTATTCCAATTGATAAAAGAATAGAAATTAAAGATGAGCAAGCTAAATTACAATTACAAACTTTATTAGATAAATTAGATGAACTAGAAGACGTACAAAACGTTTATCACAATGCCGAGTTGTAG
- a CDS encoding deoxynucleoside kinase produces the protein MKIAIFGTVGAGKSTISAEISKKLGYEIFKEPVEENPYFEQYYKDLKKTVFKMQIYMLTARSKQLKQAKNLENIIFDRTLLEDPIFMKVNYDLNNVDQTDYNTYIDFYNNVVLENLKIPENKLSFDIVIYLRVSTKTAISRIKKRGRSEELLIGEEYWETLNKNYEEFYKQNVYDFPFFVVDAELDVKTQIELIMNKLNSMKNPN, from the coding sequence ATGAAAATTGCAATTTTTGGTACTGTTGGAGCTGGTAAATCAACAATTTCAGCTGAAATTAGTAAAAAATTAGGATATGAGATTTTTAAAGAACCAGTTGAAGAAAATCCTTATTTTGAACAATACTATAAAGATTTAAAAAAGACTGTTTTTAAAATGCAAATTTACATGTTAACAGCTAGATCTAAACAATTAAAACAAGCAAAAAATTTAGAAAACATTATTTTTGATAGAACTTTATTAGAAGATCCTATTTTTATGAAAGTTAATTATGATTTAAATAATGTTGATCAAACTGACTATAATACATATATTGATTTTTATAATAATGTTGTTTTAGAAAACTTAAAAATTCCTGAAAACAAACTAAGTTTTGATATTGTTATTTATTTAAGAGTTTCAACTAAAACTGCAATTAGTAGAATTAAAAAAAGAGGAAGAAGTGAAGAATTACTAATTGGTGAAGAATACTGAGAGACTTTAAATAAAAACTATGAAGAGTTTTACAAACAAAATGTTTATGATTTTCCTTTTTTTGTAGTTGATGCTGAATTAGATGTCAAAACTCAAATAGAATTAATTATGAATAAGTTAAACTCAATGAAAAATCCAAATTAG
- a CDS encoding pseudouridine synthase, with protein MSLERLQKVISSRGYCSRRAAEKLILENRVKVNDQIINTLGVKIDPKAEIKIDNKLVLSDSNNQKYYYLFYKPRLVLTTMYDPKKRKTVNDFFKDLNHRVYPVGRLDYDVSGLLLMTNDGVLSNFIMHPKYEFLKTYQGLCQGQVNKQQINQLIKGVYIDNDYLTKAYSAKLVKYDKLKNTSIVELTINEGKKHHVKKMFESIQAQLLKLKRTKIEFLEIADLKPGQYRELKTHEVKRLYGIYHSLKQNNNK; from the coding sequence ATGAGTTTAGAAAGGCTACAAAAAGTAATTAGTTCTCGTGGGTATTGTTCAAGAAGAGCTGCTGAAAAATTAATTTTAGAAAATAGAGTTAAAGTTAATGATCAAATCATTAATACTTTAGGAGTAAAAATTGATCCTAAAGCTGAAATTAAAATAGATAATAAATTAGTTTTATCTGATTCAAATAATCAAAAATATTATTATTTATTTTATAAACCAAGACTAGTTTTAACTACTATGTATGATCCTAAAAAAAGAAAAACTGTTAATGATTTTTTTAAAGATTTAAATCATAGAGTTTATCCAGTTGGAAGATTAGATTATGATGTTAGTGGTTTATTATTAATGACAAATGATGGGGTGTTATCTAATTTTATAATGCATCCAAAATATGAGTTTTTAAAAACATATCAAGGTCTTTGTCAAGGCCAAGTTAATAAACAACAAATAAACCAATTAATTAAAGGTGTATATATTGATAATGATTATTTAACAAAAGCTTATAGTGCTAAATTAGTTAAATATGACAAATTAAAAAATACTTCAATTGTAGAACTAACTATTAATGAAGGCAAAAAACATCATGTTAAAAAAATGTTTGAATCTATTCAAGCTCAACTTTTAAAGCTAAAAAGAACTAAAATTGAATTTTTAGAAATTGCTGATTTAAAACCAGGTCAATATCGTGAATTAAAAACTCATGAAGTTAAAAGACTTTATGGAATTTATCATTCTTTAAAACAAAACAATAATAAATAA
- the scpB gene encoding SMC-Scp complex subunit ScpB, producing MNQQYSAIIEGLLFIYGDDGVSLLDIQTVLDNLKPTEIKEIIIQLNKKYLADPSSAFCIQTYKKNNYRLQTKPELHEYFAKLEQYNENKKLSHSTIEVLSIIAYKQPITKQQIDEIRNVDSTYQLYKLREKKLIKVVGKDLENNRSNLYGITDNFFKVFNIKGGIEELPTISDDDIKQAIENNNEIKQEQQNLDLYGNIDDFNLDSQNQ from the coding sequence ATGAATCAACAATATAGTGCTATTATTGAAGGGTTATTGTTTATTTATGGTGATGATGGTGTTTCTTTATTAGATATTCAAACTGTTTTAGATAATTTAAAACCAACTGAAATTAAAGAAATCATTATCCAATTAAATAAAAAATATTTAGCAGATCCATCTTCTGCTTTTTGTATTCAAACTTATAAAAAAAATAATTACAGATTACAAACAAAACCTGAATTACATGAATATTTTGCTAAATTAGAACAATATAATGAAAATAAAAAGTTATCTCATTCAACTATAGAAGTTTTATCAATTATTGCATACAAACAACCAATTACAAAACAACAAATTGATGAAATTAGAAATGTTGATTCAACTTATCAACTATATAAACTAAGAGAAAAAAAACTAATTAAAGTAGTTGGAAAAGATCTTGAAAATAATAGAAGTAATTTGTATGGAATAACAGATAACTTTTTTAAAGTGTTTAATATAAAAGGTGGGATTGAAGAACTACCAACAATTAGTGATGATGATATTAAACAAGCTATAGAAAATAATAATGAAATAAAGCAAGAACAACAAAATCTTGATTTGTATGGTAATATTGATGATTTTAATTTAGATAGTCAAAATCAATAG
- a CDS encoding segregation/condensation protein A, whose product MKHWQELTIDQFSGPIELLWLMIKEKKLDIIELSLIEIVDQYLAYIKQNQQLDIEIASEYLIIASQLIELKSRHLLFKDQQVDQEQVVDYDDLVYQISQYNQIKEISDRLFNAQEAYLQTFSKKRSKQNFKKDLVFENPDPLIDLNDLDLDKLTEIFYSVITNSNAFKYQADFDLETEIYQTLTTPSLTVHEVILDVVNKITSQKLKEWKLEELLEILELNLKNFVVIFLAVLDLVRYQILVIDSIDDQIYISLRKEVIENENLIAQQLEVIANESTI is encoded by the coding sequence ATGAAACACTGACAAGAATTAACAATTGACCAATTTTCAGGTCCAATTGAATTATTGTGATTAATGATTAAAGAAAAAAAACTAGATATTATTGAACTAAGTTTAATAGAAATTGTTGATCAATATCTAGCATATATTAAACAAAATCAACAACTAGATATTGAAATTGCTAGTGAATATTTAATTATTGCATCACAACTAATTGAATTAAAATCTCGACATTTATTATTTAAAGATCAACAAGTAGATCAAGAACAAGTAGTTGATTATGATGATTTAGTTTATCAAATTAGTCAATATAACCAAATTAAAGAAATTTCTGACAGACTTTTTAATGCTCAAGAAGCTTATTTACAAACTTTTTCAAAAAAAAGATCAAAACAAAACTTTAAAAAAGATTTAGTTTTTGAAAATCCAGATCCTTTAATTGATTTAAATGATTTAGATTTAGACAAATTAACTGAAATTTTTTATAGTGTAATTACTAATTCAAATGCTTTTAAATACCAAGCTGATTTTGATTTAGAAACTGAAATTTATCAAACTTTAACTACTCCAAGTCTAACAGTTCATGAAGTGATTTTAGATGTAGTTAATAAAATAACTTCTCAAAAACTTAAAGAATGAAAACTAGAAGAATTACTAGAAATCTTAGAACTAAATTTAAAAAACTTTGTTGTGATATTTTTAGCAGTTTTAGATTTAGTGAGATATCAAATTTTAGTAATTGATAGTATAGATGATCAAATCTATATATCTTTAAGAAAAGAAGTAATTGAAAATGAAAACTTAATTGCTCAACAACTAGAGGTGATTGCAAATGAATCAACAATATAG
- a CDS encoding MFS cation transporter: MVNKLFSWDLYIINPLLIVIWLIVASYLFYKNSISKQKGLFYLEISSFWIVINFLIQIITNYIDSPILKTFSSSTLTILLFLSSYFLYATILNPFALWLTLKLQSRRIWIWISLFSCFLSVMIAFLSNVNITSIIFISLFLAVGISAQIIYFLFFNEQFNERLFPVFSSIKAGFVISFATFISYEVYSLLNLNLISNHNSYTNWIIFSLSLVCLIICLVVSIFVKERKIKVIKYKEDIVEQLQRYDYKVLIGLIVMSFLITSVNVIIKSDIFELFLVSKLKQQSYTNLNVWNYLQSFRLSFVLGQLLLGYLFYKLVIKVIGIVKSISILTSLTMFGVILITFIHNIYLLTIMMWVFGLFFFVMFYLWFGIALMWDYRSTKVSVLSTFLTVTFLTLSVWYLVISICKVNNIGLFSIFKSVFEVINNTDLDKNYLFIKKITEVYYICCILIFCLLGIYLTTFIWTANYIIAEYMDLKQIKLKMTSLAKSDIQSKMITRLIRE; encoded by the coding sequence GTGGTGAATAAGTTGTTTAGTTGAGATTTATATATAATAAATCCTTTATTAATAGTGATTTGATTAATTGTTGCTAGTTATTTATTTTATAAAAATAGCATTTCTAAACAAAAAGGATTATTTTATTTAGAAATTAGTAGTTTTTGAATTGTAATTAATTTTTTAATTCAAATAATTACAAATTATATTGATTCACCAATTTTAAAAACATTTTCAAGTTCTACTTTAACTATTTTACTTTTTTTAAGTAGTTATTTTTTATACGCAACGATTCTGAATCCATTTGCATTATGACTAACTTTAAAATTACAAAGTAGAAGAATTTGAATTTGAATTAGTTTATTTAGCTGTTTTTTAAGTGTAATGATTGCTTTTTTAAGTAATGTAAATATAACAAGTATTATTTTTATTAGTTTATTTTTAGCAGTAGGCATTTCAGCTCAAATTATTTACTTTTTATTTTTTAATGAACAGTTTAATGAAAGATTATTTCCAGTTTTTAGTAGTATAAAAGCTGGATTTGTTATAAGTTTTGCAACTTTTATTAGTTATGAAGTTTATAGTTTATTAAACTTAAATCTAATTTCTAATCATAATAGTTATACAAATTGAATAATTTTTAGTTTAAGTTTAGTTTGTTTAATTATTTGTTTAGTAGTTTCTATATTTGTAAAAGAAAGAAAAATCAAAGTTATTAAATATAAAGAAGATATAGTTGAACAATTACAAAGATATGATTATAAAGTTTTAATTGGTTTAATTGTGATGAGTTTTTTAATTACAAGTGTTAATGTAATTATTAAATCAGATATTTTTGAACTATTTTTAGTAAGTAAATTAAAACAACAATCATATACTAATTTAAATGTCTGAAATTACTTACAATCATTTAGATTAAGTTTTGTTTTAGGACAATTATTATTAGGTTATTTATTTTATAAACTAGTTATTAAAGTGATTGGAATTGTTAAATCAATTTCTATTCTAACTAGTCTAACGATGTTTGGAGTAATTCTAATTACTTTTATTCATAATATTTATTTACTAACAATAATGATGTGAGTGTTTGGTTTATTTTTCTTTGTAATGTTTTATTTATGATTTGGCATTGCTTTAATGTGAGATTATAGAAGTACTAAAGTTTCTGTTTTATCTACTTTTTTAACAGTTACATTTTTAACTTTATCAGTTTGATATTTAGTAATTAGTATTTGTAAAGTTAATAATATTGGTTTATTTAGTATATTTAAATCAGTATTTGAAGTAATTAATAATACTGATTTAGATAAAAACTATTTATTTATTAAAAAAATTACTGAAGTTTATTATATTTGCTGTATATTAATTTTTTGTTTATTAGGAATTTATCTAACAACATTTATATGAACTGCAAACTATATTATTGCTGAATATATGGATTTAAAACAAATTAAATTAAAAATGACAAGTTTAGCTAAATCAGATATTCAATCAAAAATGATTACTAGATTAATTAGAGAATAA
- a CDS encoding Mbov_0400 family ICE element protein: MFGTVFRFRNLDNTLPITRDRYFEPIDTSGKKLHRPYVVFYSDDKVYYLSVKTLKKKENEASVYRNQDTNVILLNKTVYYEPVKGEALGNVIDCSSVNIMDRKLFEQLFEKDSFKNNYQLAPWIYDQVMNKLYENKNNLVFHEVTGFNDNKVEWMIDKTKTEQGRLEYEKWRTRVEKVITTVIEIYHSISRDDIEKRLNNQEEYVKFISPIYYDELEYVYKSFEIDDKWEEYQKSNSNKHKM; encoded by the coding sequence ATGTTTGGTACAGTATTTAGATTTAGAAATTTAGATAATACATTACCAATAACAAGAGATAGATATTTTGAACCTATAGATACCAGTGGTAAAAAACTTCACCGTCCTTATGTTGTTTTTTATTCTGATGATAAGGTTTATTATTTATCTGTTAAAACATTAAAAAAAAAAGAAAATGAAGCTTCTGTTTATAGAAACCAAGATACTAATGTAATCTTATTAAATAAAACTGTTTATTATGAACCAGTTAAAGGTGAAGCTCTTGGTAATGTAATAGATTGTTCATCTGTAAATATAATGGATAGAAAATTATTTGAACAATTATTTGAAAAAGACAGTTTTAAAAATAATTACCAACTAGCTCCTTGAATTTATGATCAAGTAATGAACAAACTTTATGAAAATAAAAATAATTTAGTCTTCCATGAAGTAACTGGTTTTAATGACAACAAGGTTGAATGAATGATTGATAAAACAAAAACTGAGCAGGGTCGTTTAGAGTATGAAAAATGACGAACAAGAGTTGAAAAAGTAATCACAACTGTAATAGAAATTTATCATTCAATTTCAAGAGATGATATAGAAAAAAGATTAAACAATCAAGAAGAATACGTTAAATTTATTAGTCCAATCTATTATGATGAATTAGAATACGTTTATAAATCTTTTGAAATAGATGATAAATGAGAAGAATATCAAAAAAGTAATTCTAATAAGCATAAGATGTAA
- a CDS encoding Mbov_0400 family ICE element protein, protein MGIEAGKIYKNRNQEYNFFIAKDKDDEVIKGHGINRPFIIFYSDDKVYYLSAKSISKKNRKKTLADKFNVVFKTDLYGEDKEVAINCSVINIMDRKLFESLYVKDDDMNNFQTTPWHYDKIMGTLYRYFDEITYAEASHIDNDTQQLVWKSTLESKLNKLDCLKVIKGYNYLLFESDISRKELLDNPDKFFSLVTSFYERVKFETQEDFDEYVITHQEMESIKYEVHIKNAIKELKQNLEKEKEQHKLLEQEIDVVKKLNYKNSKIQEMNQELKDWEELVEISSHKTNKTNSDKKTDEPDKPKQNQSSKLKM, encoded by the coding sequence ATGGGTATAGAAGCAGGTAAAATCTATAAAAATCGAAACCAAGAATATAATTTTTTTATAGCAAAAGATAAAGATGATGAAGTAATTAAAGGTCATGGTATAAATAGACCATTTATTATATTTTATAGTGATGATAAAGTTTATTACTTATCTGCTAAAAGTATTAGTAAAAAGAATAGAAAAAAAACTTTAGCTGATAAGTTTAATGTTGTTTTTAAAACAGATCTATATGGAGAAGATAAAGAAGTAGCTATAAATTGTTCAGTTATAAATATAATGGATAGAAAATTATTTGAAAGTTTATATGTTAAAGATGATGATATGAACAATTTTCAAACTACTCCATGACACTATGATAAGATAATGGGAACTTTATATAGATATTTTGATGAAATAACATATGCTGAAGCTTCACATATTGATAATGATACGCAACAATTAGTGTGAAAATCTACTTTAGAATCTAAATTAAATAAATTAGATTGTTTAAAAGTAATCAAAGGGTATAACTATCTTTTATTTGAAAGTGATATATCAAGAAAAGAGTTGCTAGATAATCCTGATAAATTTTTTAGTTTAGTTACAAGCTTTTATGAAAGAGTTAAATTTGAAACTCAAGAAGATTTTGATGAATATGTTATTACACACCAAGAAATGGAATCTATCAAATATGAAGTGCACATTAAAAATGCAATTAAAGAACTAAAACAAAATCTAGAAAAAGAAAAAGAACAACATAAACTATTAGAACAAGAGATAGATGTTGTTAAAAAACTAAATTATAAAAATAGTAAAATACAAGAGATGAACCAAGAGCTTAAAGATTGAGAAGAATTAGTTGAAATATCATCACATAAAACAAATAAAACTAATTCTGATAAAAAAACTGATGAACCAGATAAACCTAAGCAAAATCAATCTAGCAAGCTTAAAATGTAA